A section of the Flavobacterium sp. CG_23.5 genome encodes:
- a CDS encoding response regulator, producing MLDQILCIDDDPITLMLCKKVLIKASFSNEIITSQNGEEALCYFNTLKYTNTESELKKHPQLIFLDLNMPVMGGWEFLEQFNTEAFSEFKNIKIIVLSSTIDPEDLEKSKKYPMVIDFLSKPITLAMLEYLKNKI from the coding sequence GATTTTATGTATTGATGACGACCCCATAACACTTATGTTATGCAAAAAGGTACTTATCAAAGCATCTTTTTCAAATGAAATTATCACATCGCAAAACGGAGAAGAAGCACTTTGTTACTTCAATACTTTAAAATACACCAACACAGAAAGTGAATTAAAAAAACATCCGCAATTAATTTTTTTAGATTTAAACATGCCCGTAATGGGAGGTTGGGAATTCTTAGAGCAATTTAATACCGAAGCATTTTCTGAATTTAAGAATATAAAGATTATAGTACTTTCCTCAACCATAGACCCTGAAGATCTGGAAAAATCTAAAAAGTATCCTATGGTAATTGATTTTTTATCAAAACCTATTACCCTAGCTATGCTTGAATACTTAAAAAATAAAATTTAA
- the rpsT gene encoding 30S ribosomal protein S20, with translation MANHKSALKRIRSNEKRRVLNRYQHKTTRNAIKALRIATDKVDATSKLSNVISMIDKLAKKNIIHDNKASNLKSKLTKHVAKL, from the coding sequence ATGGCAAATCATAAATCAGCTCTAAAGAGAATTAGAAGTAACGAAAAGAGAAGAGTATTAAACAGATACCAACACAAAACTACTCGTAATGCAATCAAAGCATTAAGAATAGCTACTGATAAAGTTGATGCTACATCTAAATTGTCAAATGTAATATCTATGATTGATAAATTAGCTAAGAAGAATATCATTCATGATAACAAAGCTTCTAATTTGAAATCTAAGTTAACGAAACACGTTGCTAAATTGTAA
- the proS gene encoding proline--tRNA ligase encodes MSKNLTTRSEDYSKWYNELVVKADLAENSGVRGCMVIKPYGYAIWEKMQAELDRMFKETGHQNAYFPLFVPKSMFEAEEKNAEGFAKECAIVTHYRLKNDPDRPGKLMVDPNAKLEEELIVRPTSEAIIWSTYKGWVQSYRDLPLLINQWANVVRWEMRTRLFLRTAEFLWQEGHTAHATKKEAIEESEKMMHVYAEFAENFMAIPVIKGFKTETERFAGAEETYCIEALMQDGKALQAGTSHFLGQNFAKAFDVKFANAEGKQEHVWGTSWGVSTRLMGALVMTHSDDKGLVLPPNLAPIQVVIVPIHKTDEQLEEITSVVNVLVSELKKLKIAVKYDDRTTQKPGFKFAEWELKGVPVRIAVGPKDLENGTFEVARRDTLTKETISKDGIVTYINDLLAQIQIDLFEKALNYRDTHITEVNSFDEFKQVLDNKGGFVSAHWDGTAATEEKIKDLTKATIRCIPLDRVEEAGSCVFTGEPSVGRVLFAKAY; translated from the coding sequence ATGAGTAAGAACTTAACTACAAGATCAGAAGATTATTCAAAATGGTATAACGAACTGGTTGTCAAGGCTGATTTAGCCGAAAATTCAGGAGTTAGAGGCTGTATGGTTATCAAACCTTACGGCTATGCAATTTGGGAAAAAATGCAAGCGGAATTGGATCGAATGTTTAAAGAAACGGGACATCAAAACGCCTATTTTCCATTGTTTGTTCCAAAAAGTATGTTTGAAGCAGAAGAGAAAAATGCAGAAGGATTTGCAAAGGAATGTGCGATTGTAACACACTATAGATTAAAAAATGATCCCGATAGACCAGGGAAGCTTATGGTTGACCCAAATGCAAAACTAGAGGAAGAATTAATTGTTCGTCCAACAAGTGAAGCCATTATTTGGTCAACCTACAAAGGATGGGTTCAATCCTATAGAGATTTACCGTTGCTTATTAATCAATGGGCGAATGTTGTGAGATGGGAAATGAGAACAAGATTGTTTTTGCGTACCGCGGAATTTTTATGGCAAGAAGGACATACTGCTCATGCCACCAAAAAAGAAGCTATTGAAGAATCAGAGAAAATGATGCATGTATATGCTGAATTTGCTGAAAACTTTATGGCAATTCCAGTTATAAAAGGTTTCAAAACCGAAACGGAACGATTTGCTGGTGCAGAGGAAACCTATTGTATCGAAGCCTTGATGCAAGATGGGAAAGCATTGCAAGCAGGGACTTCGCACTTTTTAGGGCAAAATTTTGCCAAAGCTTTTGACGTTAAATTTGCCAATGCAGAAGGGAAGCAAGAACATGTTTGGGGAACTTCTTGGGGGGTTTCCACTCGATTGATGGGAGCGTTGGTAATGACACATTCTGATGATAAAGGATTGGTTCTGCCTCCTAATTTAGCACCGATTCAAGTTGTTATTGTTCCAATTCACAAAACAGATGAGCAATTAGAGGAAATCACTTCAGTTGTTAATGTGTTAGTGTCAGAATTGAAGAAATTGAAAATTGCTGTCAAATATGATGATCGAACGACTCAAAAACCAGGATTCAAGTTTGCTGAATGGGAATTGAAAGGTGTTCCGGTTCGAATTGCTGTAGGGCCAAAAGATTTAGAAAATGGAACTTTTGAAGTAGCAAGAAGAGATACATTGACAAAAGAAACTATTTCAAAAGACGGAATTGTAACTTATATCAATGATTTATTGGCTCAAATTCAAATTGATTTGTTCGAAAAGGCATTAAATTATCGTGATACACATATTACCGAAGTAAATAGTTTTGATGAATTTAAACAAGTTTTAGACAATAAAGGAGGCTTTGTATCAGCTCATTGGGATGGAACTGCAGCTACTGAAGAAAAGATTAAAGACCTCACTAAAGCGACCATTAGATGTATCCCTTTAGACCGAGTAGAAGAGGCGGGAAGCTGCGTTTTTACTGGGGAACCATCAGTTGGAAGAGTGTTATTTGCGAAGGCATATTAA
- a CDS encoding OmpP1/FadL family transporter, translating into MKKYLFLLLTGLTFSVAQSQEISDAIRYAQDNLNGTARFRAMGGAFGALGGDLSAINVNPAGSAIFANNQVAITLSNYDTKNNSNYFGTSTTEKNNSFDLNQAGGVFVFNSGNPTSDWKKFALSMNYDNVNNYNNSSFSAGTNPNNSVANYFLSYANGVPLNVLDNSSYASLDNGAQQALLGYQGFVINAVDENNPNNTQYTSNVPAGGNYYQENSIISSGYNGKLSFNAATSYRDKLYIGLNLNSHFTDYRKSSRFYEDNDNALDANYKIKRLSFDNELYTYGTGFSFQAGAIAKITNEIRVGLAYESSTWYHLSDEFSQKLVAVSSNSSGELSPDVVDPQITNLYQPYKLQTPSKVTGSFAYVFGKSGLISVDYSMKDYSKTKFKPENDTYFSAVNSNMNAILDKTNELRLGAEYKIEAWSLRAGYRFEQSPYKNKTTVGDLKGYSGGLGYNFGSTKVDLAYSTAERNSQQGFFSQGLTDGAEIKSINNNVSLTLLFEL; encoded by the coding sequence ATGAAAAAATATTTATTCCTATTATTAACTGGCTTAACTTTCAGCGTGGCCCAATCGCAAGAAATATCAGATGCTATACGATATGCGCAAGACAATTTAAATGGAACGGCACGTTTTAGAGCAATGGGTGGCGCATTTGGAGCACTTGGTGGTGATTTATCAGCCATAAACGTAAATCCGGCAGGCTCGGCAATCTTCGCAAATAATCAAGTGGCCATTACCCTGAGTAATTACGATACAAAAAACAACTCCAATTATTTTGGCACTTCAACAACTGAGAAGAACAATTCCTTCGATTTAAATCAGGCTGGAGGAGTTTTTGTATTTAATAGCGGAAACCCAACTAGTGACTGGAAAAAGTTCGCCCTATCAATGAATTATGACAACGTAAATAATTACAATAATTCTTCGTTTTCCGCCGGAACTAATCCTAACAATTCAGTAGCTAATTATTTTTTAAGTTATGCTAATGGCGTTCCATTAAATGTTTTAGATAACTCTAGCTATGCAAGTTTAGATAATGGGGCACAACAAGCTCTATTAGGATATCAAGGCTTTGTCATCAATGCAGTTGATGAAAATAATCCTAATAATACGCAATACACTTCAAATGTTCCTGCAGGCGGTAATTATTATCAAGAAAACTCGATTATCTCTAGTGGCTATAACGGAAAATTATCATTTAATGCCGCTACCTCTTATAGAGATAAATTATATATTGGATTAAACTTAAACTCTCATTTCACGGATTATAGAAAATCTTCCCGTTTTTATGAAGACAATGATAATGCTTTGGATGCCAATTATAAAATCAAGAGGTTGAGCTTTGACAACGAATTATATACTTACGGAACCGGTTTTTCATTTCAAGCGGGCGCGATTGCAAAAATAACCAATGAAATTCGTGTAGGATTAGCTTACGAATCTTCGACCTGGTATCATTTAAGTGATGAGTTTTCTCAAAAATTAGTTGCGGTAAGCAGTAACTCCAGCGGTGAATTAAGTCCAGATGTTGTAGATCCGCAAATTACTAATTTATACCAACCTTATAAATTACAAACACCAAGTAAAGTAACAGGAAGTTTCGCTTATGTTTTTGGGAAATCAGGATTGATAAGTGTTGATTACTCGATGAAAGATTATAGCAAGACCAAATTCAAACCCGAAAACGATACTTATTTTAGTGCTGTCAATAGTAATATGAATGCTATTCTTGATAAAACTAATGAATTACGTTTGGGTGCAGAATATAAAATTGAAGCATGGAGTTTAAGAGCAGGATACCGTTTTGAACAAAGTCCTTATAAAAACAAAACAACCGTAGGCGATTTAAAAGGTTATTCAGGAGGTTTGGGTTATAACTTTGGTTCAACCAAAGTAGACTTGGCTTATTCTACGGCAGAAAGAAATTCGCAACAAGGATTCTTCAGTCAAGGATTAACTGACGGTGCAGAAATTAAATCTATCAATAATAATGTCTCTTTGACTTTATTATTTGAATTGTAA
- the rimO gene encoding 30S ribosomal protein S12 methylthiotransferase RimO, translated as MRTKSLKKNKINVITLGCSKNVYDSEVLMGQLRASGKDVEHEAPAESEGNIIVINTCGFIDNAKAESVNMILEYADKKERGLVDKVFVTGCLSERYKPDLEKEIPNVDQFFGTTELPALLKALGADYKHELLGERLTTTPKNYAYLKISEGCDRPCSFCAIPLMRGKNVSQTIEKLVKEAEGLAKNGVKELILIAQDLTYYGLDLYKKRNLGELLEALVKVEGIEWIRLHYAFPTGFPMDVLEIMKREPKICNYIDIPLQHISDSILKSMRRGTTQAKTTKLLKDFREAVPGMAIRTTLIVGYPGETQEDFNILKEFVQEMKFDRMGCFAYSHEENTHAYLLEDDVPDNVKQDRANEIMELQSQISWDLNQEKVGQVFKCIIDRKEGGHFVGRTEFDSPDVDNEVLIDASKHYVKTGEFVMIKIIEATEFDLYGEPV; from the coding sequence ATGAGAACGAAGTCTTTAAAAAAGAATAAAATAAACGTAATCACTCTTGGGTGTTCGAAAAATGTATATGACAGTGAAGTGCTTATGGGTCAACTCCGTGCTAGCGGAAAAGATGTTGAACATGAAGCGCCAGCCGAAAGTGAAGGGAATATTATAGTTATAAATACATGTGGATTTATTGATAATGCCAAGGCAGAATCAGTAAATATGATTTTAGAATATGCTGATAAAAAAGAAAGAGGTTTAGTTGACAAAGTTTTTGTTACCGGATGTCTTTCGGAGCGTTACAAGCCTGATTTAGAAAAAGAAATTCCAAATGTGGATCAGTTTTTTGGGACTACAGAATTGCCTGCACTATTGAAAGCATTGGGCGCGGATTATAAGCATGAATTATTAGGAGAACGTTTAACGACTACTCCAAAAAATTACGCGTATTTAAAAATTTCTGAAGGTTGTGACAGACCATGCAGTTTTTGTGCGATTCCATTAATGCGAGGAAAAAACGTTTCTCAAACTATTGAAAAATTAGTGAAGGAAGCAGAAGGCTTGGCTAAAAACGGCGTTAAAGAACTAATTTTGATTGCTCAGGATTTGACTTATTACGGTCTTGATCTTTATAAAAAACGTAATCTTGGCGAATTATTGGAAGCATTAGTAAAAGTGGAAGGAATCGAATGGATTCGTTTGCATTACGCCTTCCCTACTGGTTTTCCTATGGATGTTTTGGAAATCATGAAACGCGAGCCTAAGATTTGTAACTACATTGATATTCCTTTGCAACATATTTCAGATTCTATCTTGAAGTCTATGAGAAGAGGAACGACGCAGGCAAAAACAACAAAATTATTGAAAGATTTCCGTGAAGCTGTTCCTGGGATGGCGATTCGTACTACTTTAATAGTAGGGTATCCTGGAGAAACGCAGGAAGATTTTAATATATTGAAAGAATTTGTTCAAGAAATGAAATTTGACAGAATGGGTTGTTTTGCTTATTCTCATGAAGAAAATACACATGCTTATTTGCTTGAAGATGATGTTCCAGACAATGTAAAACAAGATCGTGCAAACGAAATAATGGAATTACAATCACAAATTTCTTGGGATTTGAACCAAGAAAAAGTAGGACAAGTATTCAAGTGTATTATAGACAGAAAAGAAGGCGGACATTTTGTAGGCCGAACTGAATTTGACAGTCCAGATGTTGACAATGAGGTTTTAATTGACGCGTCAAAGCATTATGTAAAAACAGGTGAGTTCGTAATGATAAAAATTATTGAAGCAACTGAATTTGACTTGTACGGAGAACCAGTTTAA
- a CDS encoding N-acetylmuramoyl-L-alanine amidase: MRNSFYYLILAFIITSCASNPYKATEKIYDKKLHDLKETLSNKESISLPLGNNYKITVDTLYTNQLHSVKDSISRTSLTILKNGVNTEWISTVNFNLRKPNFIIIHHTAQDSIQQTIKTFTLANTQVSAHYVIANDGRVIQMLNDYLRAWHAGAGSWGKNTDINSASIGIELDNNGTKPFSELQINSLLALLTKLKKDYNIPAQNIIGHSDIAPARKKDPSALFPWKTLAEKGFGIWSNEILEIAPVDFNVEQALRIIGYDTKNLPVAIMAFKLHYVQTDINDVLDDNTKNIIYSIFKQQ; encoded by the coding sequence ATGAGGAATTCTTTTTATTACTTAATTTTAGCTTTCATTATCACCTCTTGTGCTTCAAATCCTTATAAGGCAACTGAGAAAATATACGATAAAAAACTACATGACTTAAAAGAAACTCTTTCAAACAAAGAATCGATTTCTTTACCATTAGGTAATAATTATAAAATTACAGTTGATACCTTGTACACCAATCAATTGCACAGTGTTAAAGACTCTATTTCAAGAACAAGTCTTACAATATTAAAAAATGGTGTAAATACCGAATGGATTAGCACGGTGAATTTTAATTTAAGGAAGCCTAATTTTATCATCATTCATCATACCGCACAAGATTCAATACAGCAAACGATAAAAACATTTACGCTGGCAAATACACAAGTAAGTGCGCATTATGTGATTGCAAATGACGGTCGAGTGATACAAATGTTGAATGATTATTTAAGAGCTTGGCATGCTGGTGCTGGGTCTTGGGGGAAAAATACCGATATCAATTCTGCATCAATAGGAATTGAGCTTGATAATAATGGAACAAAACCTTTCTCTGAATTACAGATAAACAGTTTATTGGCTCTTTTGACCAAATTAAAAAAGGACTATAACATTCCTGCTCAAAATATTATTGGTCATTCGGATATTGCTCCTGCCAGAAAAAAAGACCCTAGCGCTTTATTTCCTTGGAAAACTTTAGCGGAAAAAGGGTTTGGGATTTGGTCCAATGAGATATTAGAAATTGCTCCGGTCGACTTCAATGTAGAGCAAGCGCTGCGGATTATAGGTTATGACACAAAAAACCTTCCTGTAGCGATAATGGCTTTCAAATTGCATTATGTTCAAACAGATATTAATGATGTGTTAGATGATAATACTAAAAATATTATTTACTCGATCTTCAAACAACAGTAA
- a CDS encoding outer membrane beta-barrel protein, whose amino-acid sequence MKKALTILVILLTTSITFAQDAPAPATTFGGSADMYYKYDFANLAGNGKTSFTNSHNSFELGMASIEASHKIGKGSVFVDLGFGNRAKEFTYNDKASSFMIKQLIFTYEFSEKFKVIGGSFTTHIGYELLDAVDNKNYSMSYAFTNGPFFNTGVKAQYTSGKVSFMAGVTNPTDFKTTIEAGSTQKTFIGQVAYVGDSGSVYFNATSGSSNPATTVNKTQFDVVASKKITDKFSLGFNGTYALINDDVTSANDEKWFALIGYANYAAKDNISLAYRLEYFDATDAAVTLSTLGGSSIVGNTLSLNYKVGNLTIIPEVRVDLSSKDIFMDSNSNPSGSNAYVLLATTYSF is encoded by the coding sequence ATGAAAAAAGCATTAACTATTTTAGTAATTTTACTAACGACAAGCATAACATTTGCACAAGATGCACCAGCACCAGCTACTACTTTTGGAGGATCGGCTGATATGTATTATAAATATGATTTTGCAAATTTAGCAGGGAACGGAAAAACTAGTTTTACTAATTCTCACAACTCATTTGAGTTAGGAATGGCTTCCATAGAGGCATCTCACAAAATAGGAAAAGGATCTGTATTCGTTGATTTAGGTTTTGGAAACAGAGCTAAAGAATTTACATACAATGATAAAGCAAGTTCATTTATGATAAAGCAATTGATTTTTACTTACGAATTTTCGGAAAAATTTAAAGTTATTGGAGGTAGCTTTACTACGCATATCGGATATGAATTATTGGATGCTGTCGATAATAAAAACTACAGTATGTCCTACGCTTTTACTAATGGACCATTTTTTAACACTGGAGTAAAAGCGCAATATACTTCAGGTAAAGTTAGTTTTATGGCTGGGGTAACGAATCCAACGGATTTTAAAACAACGATTGAAGCTGGTTCTACGCAAAAAACATTCATAGGACAAGTGGCTTATGTGGGAGATTCAGGAAGTGTATACTTTAATGCAACTTCCGGTAGTTCAAATCCGGCAACTACAGTGAATAAAACGCAATTTGATGTTGTAGCATCTAAAAAGATTACTGATAAATTTTCTTTAGGATTTAATGGAACGTATGCATTGATAAATGATGATGTCACTAGTGCAAATGATGAAAAATGGTTTGCTTTAATTGGATATGCCAATTATGCTGCAAAAGACAATATTAGTTTAGCATACAGATTAGAGTATTTTGACGCAACTGACGCGGCCGTAACTCTTTCAACTTTAGGTGGATCTAGTATCGTAGGTAACACGCTTTCATTGAACTACAAAGTTGGAAATTTAACAATCATTCCTGAGGTTAGAGTTGATCTCTCATCCAAAGATATATTTATGGACAGCAATTCAAATCCATCAGGTTCTAATGCCTATGTTTTGTTGGCAACAACTTACAGCTTCTAA
- a CDS encoding SulP family inorganic anion transporter, translating to MTKKINLFANLKSDFASGLVVFLVALPLCLGIAMASGAPLFSGIISGIIGGIVVGYLSKSHLSVSGPAAGLTAIVLTAITDLGAFDIFLTAVFIAGLIQLALGFIKAGTISNYFPTNVIEGMLAGIGIIIILKQLPHAFGYDSDFEGDQAFLELDGSNTFSALLAVSNYIQLGSIIITVLSLLILIAWDKVPFLKKLKLVPGALIAVVVGVVLNEIFTSSGSSLAIATEHLVSLPVPTTLEEFKQIIVTPNFSGITNSKVWVVAFTIAIVASIETLLSVEAADRMDVQKRYTDTNAELKAQGIGNMVSSLLGGLPLTSVIVRTSANSNSGAKSKMSAIIHGILLLVSVVTIPLILNKIPLATLAAILLLVGYKLAKPSIFKHFWEKGKYQFVPFIATLLAVVFTDLLKGVALGIIISIIFVLKGNLKRAYNFRKEEYADGDVIHIDLAQEVSFLNKAAIKSTLNDIPENSKVIIDAKDTVYIAHDILDLIHEFKTTRGKDYNIKVKLRGFKKAYQLENTEETPNKVTFEHYYDAAKRKTVKREILTEDFIE from the coding sequence ATGACAAAAAAAATCAATCTTTTTGCTAACCTTAAATCCGATTTCGCGTCTGGTTTAGTGGTTTTTCTGGTGGCGCTACCATTGTGTTTAGGTATAGCAATGGCGTCTGGAGCACCATTATTTTCGGGAATAATTTCAGGTATTATAGGTGGAATAGTTGTGGGCTATCTGAGTAAATCACATTTAAGTGTCTCGGGTCCAGCAGCAGGTTTAACCGCTATTGTTCTTACGGCGATTACTGATTTAGGTGCATTTGATATTTTTTTAACTGCGGTTTTTATTGCGGGTTTAATCCAATTAGCGTTGGGATTTATCAAAGCGGGAACTATTTCAAATTATTTTCCAACTAATGTAATCGAAGGAATGCTGGCCGGAATTGGAATTATTATTATTCTGAAACAATTGCCGCATGCCTTTGGTTATGACAGTGATTTTGAAGGAGATCAAGCCTTTTTAGAATTAGACGGAAGCAATACATTTTCTGCATTACTGGCTGTTTCTAATTATATCCAATTGGGTTCCATTATAATAACGGTACTTTCATTACTAATTTTAATTGCCTGGGATAAGGTTCCTTTCTTAAAAAAATTAAAATTAGTACCTGGAGCTCTTATAGCAGTAGTTGTTGGTGTTGTTTTAAACGAGATTTTCACATCATCCGGAAGCTCTTTGGCTATAGCCACAGAACATTTAGTTTCATTACCAGTTCCAACGACTTTGGAAGAGTTTAAACAAATAATTGTCACCCCTAATTTTTCTGGAATTACGAATTCCAAAGTTTGGGTCGTTGCCTTTACTATAGCAATTGTTGCCTCGATTGAAACCCTATTAAGTGTTGAAGCAGCGGATAGAATGGATGTCCAGAAACGGTACACCGATACCAATGCGGAATTAAAAGCGCAAGGAATTGGAAACATGGTGAGTTCTCTATTAGGTGGTTTACCATTAACATCTGTAATTGTACGTACATCAGCAAATAGTAATTCGGGCGCCAAATCCAAAATGTCTGCCATTATCCACGGTATTTTGTTATTGGTAAGTGTTGTAACTATTCCATTAATATTGAATAAAATTCCATTGGCAACATTAGCAGCCATATTACTATTAGTAGGATACAAACTTGCTAAACCATCCATATTTAAGCACTTTTGGGAAAAAGGAAAATATCAATTTGTTCCTTTTATTGCCACATTATTGGCAGTAGTATTTACTGATTTATTAAAAGGAGTGGCTTTAGGAATTATAATTAGTATCATATTTGTTTTAAAAGGGAACCTGAAACGTGCCTATAATTTTAGAAAAGAAGAATATGCGGACGGCGATGTTATTCATATTGATTTAGCACAAGAAGTTTCTTTTTTGAATAAAGCTGCAATAAAATCTACGTTGAATGATATTCCAGAAAATTCAAAAGTAATTATAGATGCAAAAGACACTGTTTATATAGCACATGATATTTTGGATTTAATCCATGAATTCAAAACCACAAGAGGTAAAGATTATAATATTAAAGTTAAACTTAGAGGTTTTAAAAAAGCTTATCAGCTAGAAAATACTGAAGAAACGCCAAACAAAGT